The following proteins are encoded in a genomic region of Ictalurus furcatus strain D&B chromosome 6, Billie_1.0, whole genome shotgun sequence:
- the gpr34b gene encoding probable G-protein coupled receptor 34b, translating to MAEHNFNNISRIIYTNAEIQKQDHLTRKCGNFSLNDGSLRVPLAVFYLLIFLFGLVGNLLALWVFLRLYSKKNSVRVFLINLALADLVLMICLPFRVAYHANHDSWSLHPVLCRVVGNVFYMNMYLSIFLLGFISIDRYVKLQGVYGRRRFLSSKQSVLTCCLLWVVATVSIIPMIATGGDRTTSNMCFQYKHLLNAKWKAYINIVVVILFWVVYGILVTSYGKIAMGLLQVSEERPDFPNAAKYGRTARKSFFVLFLFTLCFVPYHLVRIFYIYSQITDVSCEWIQLVDKINELSLLLSAFNSCLDPVMYFVLCGSVRKAVLRVLCKNSCLKTSGGYSSSSYEKGRNQREPPIQSDTSTL from the coding sequence ATGGCAGAGCACAATTTCAACAATATCTCCCGTATTATCTACACTAATGctgaaatacaaaaacaagacCATCTAACTAGAAAGTGTGGCAATTTCAGTTTGAATGATGGCAGTCTCCGGGTCCCGTTGGCAGTCTTCTACTTGCTCATCTTCCTGTTTGGCTTAGTTGGCAACCTGCTAGCCCTCTGGGTGTTCCTGCGACTATACTCCAAGAAGAATTCAGTACGCGTTTTCCTCATTAACCTGGCTTTGGCGGATTTGGTCCTCATGATCTGCCTGCCCTTCCGTGTGGCTTACCATGCCAACCATGACTCCTGGAGCTTACATCCTGTGCTCTGCAGGGTAGTGGGCAATGTTTTCTACATGAACAtgtatttaagcatttttctgCTGGGGTTTATTAGTATAGATCGCTATGTGAAGCTGCAGGGGGTCTATGGCAGGCGGAGGTTCCTCAGCAGTAAGCAAAGCGTTCTCACATGTTGTCTCCTCTGGGTAGTGGCTACTGTCAGCATAATACCTATGATTGCCACGGGTGGAGATCGCACAACATCTAATATGTGTTTCCAGTACAAACACCTGCTCAATGCCAAATGGAAGGCCTACATAAATATCGTTGTTGTGATTCTTTTCTGGGTGGTCTATGGCATTCTGGTAACCTCTTATGGGAAGATAGCAATGGGGCTGCTTCAGGTCTCTGAGGAGAGGCCAGACTTTCCAAATGCGGCGAAGTATGGCAGAACCGCTCGGAAGTCCTTCTTTGTCCTCTTTCTCTTCACCTTGTGCTTTGTACCCTATCACTTGGTGAGGATCTTCTACATCTACTCACAGATCACAGACGTTTCTTGTGAGTGGATTCAGTTAGTGGACAAGATCAACGAGTTATCTCTGCTACTGTCTGCATTTAACAGCTGCCTGGATCCAGTCATGTACTTTGTGCTGTGTGGCTCAGTGCGCAAAGCGGTACTGCGAGTGCTGTGCAAAAACTCCTGCCTGAAGACTTCTGGTGGCTACAGCAGCTCCAGCTATGAAAAGGGAAGAAACCAAAGGGAACCGCCTATACAAAGCGACACCAGCACGCTGTAA